AATATCGCCCCGAGCGGGACCCATCGAAACCAATTTTTCGTTCACAAAAAGTTTGTAACGATTGTCGCCCGAAACATGAATTTTAAAAGTACCGGGTTTTGAAGCCAACTCAACCGATTTACGGAAAAGATAGACACCGTATCCGTCGGGCGTAGCGTTGGGAACGGTAATCCATTGGGCATGCCAACGTTTATTGATGACATCAGGCTCTCCGGTGGGAGGGCCAAACTGAGCTTTTACCAAACCGAATGGCAAGGTTAAGAGCACTAAGCCAATAGAAGCTAATTTTTTCATTGAAATCAGACTTTTGCCTTTGCAGGTGTTTTTCACCTGCAAACATGAGTCATCCCGAAGTTTAGGGTAAAAAAGAACCTCCTTGTAATTTTGAGAGTCACTACAAACTCAAAAACAGGGAGGTCTTTTTATGTTCAGAACAATACTGCAAAACAAGGATAAAAACGCTTCAAAGTCAAGAGCTTCAGACTTCATTTTAGAACGGGGGCATCGGTATCTTCACCCACTTCAACTTCGCTTAGATGCCCTGATTGATACTCGTTTGGTGAGTACATTCTATGACTTATTTATGGCGATATTGGTGTTTCGTCACAACAGGATGGGGCTGTTATTGAGCGAGTTAGGCGGGTATATTTGTGGATTATCGCACGCCCCGGCGGGTACGAAGCGTATCAGCAATTTACTTCGATGTAAAAAATGGTCTTCCACATTGATTGATGACTTTTTCTTTGAACGTAGCCGTGAGCGAATTAAGTCCTTACAATCCAATGGTCAACGTCCTTTACTGCTGTGGGATGAGAGTAAGATTGAAAAGAGTGAATCATGGTTTTTGGAAGGCTTATGCAGTGTGGAAAGCAGTAAAGGCAAACGATTGACCAAAATAAGAAAAGGCTTTTATAAGCCACCTACTCAACGCATTTGTGTGCCCGGCTTTCATTGGACAGCTACCCTTTTGTCAGCTTTGGGACAAACTCCAAGTGTATGTCAGATGAGTTGGTGGACATCAAGGGGTAAATATCAGGAAGTAGGGACCAACATTATCTTTCGGATGCTCAAAAAGCTCCATAAAACCATTGGAAGCAGCGTTCTGCATGTGTTAGACCGAGGTTATGCCAATGCCTGGACGATTGAATGGATGAATGAGTTTAAACAGGACTTTTTAGTTCGTTGGAAGAAAACACATCTATTATGCCATTCTGAAAAAGGAACCAAACAGACTCATTTATTAGCTCGCTCTTTCAAAGCAGTGGGGCGTAAAATGCTTCGTGATAACCAACGCAAAATCAGTAAGTATGTCACGATCGCTTACACACAGGTCACTCACGCTGATTTCAAAGATAAATCCCTATGGCTCATTATCGTACGTGACAAAAAAAGTTTACAGCCCCCTATGTATCTGCTAACCTCCATTGCCATTACCAATACTCGATTGGCTTGGGAGATGTGTCATTCTTATATGCATCGCTGGAATATAGAGCAAACCTTTAGATGTAGTAAAGCCGAATTGGGTATGGAGTCACCCAGGCTTTGGTTCTGGGAAAATAGACTCAAATTACTTGCTATTGTAGCATTAGTCTATGATTTTCTGCTGATGTTATTGAGAAATTGGAGCCATTGGATTCCGCTTTTTCTCAGACATTGGTGCCATAGAACAGGAAATCGGTACCGAAACGCTTCGATACCGATTTACAGATTAAGACTCGCCATCTCCCACGTGCTTTACACTGCTTGTTGCGCTTGCCAAACTTCGGGATGACTCATGTTTGCAGGTGTTTTTCACCTGCAAAATAAAATTATCAGCAATAATGATGTTGGCGGTGAAAATACCCACCAACGACCGAATTAACTTTTTCATTGAAATCAGATGTAGGTTTGAAGTGGAAGGGCTGTTATTTCAGTTCCTCTTTTAAAAATGCAATGACTTTATTTTTGATTTCATCAACATCATACATTTTCCCAAAGTGCGGAGCATCTTTCACGATGGTCAGCTCGTTTTTAACGCCAAAATGATTTAACCAGGCACTAAACAATTTTGACTGTTTGTTGGAGACGATATTATCTTTTTCACCGTGATAAATCAGAAACGGCGGGTCATTTTTATCAATATACGTGATCGGACTGGCGGCTTTTGCCAAATCCGGTCTTTCCAAGGGTTTGGCACCGATCAAAATACCTTCGGGTGATTTTACATCTTCATTTCCCGGAAGCAGGGTTAAATCCGTTGGGCCATAAAAATCAACCACCGCCTTGTATTTGAATGGACGATAAGAGCCGGGGGAATACAAATTCTTTACTTTGTTGTTGTGTGATGTTCCCATCAGAGAAGCTAAATGCCCCCCTGCCGAAAAGCCCATGAGCGCTATACGGTTTTTGTCCAAACCATATTGGGCGGCATTGTCATACAAAAACGAAACCGCTTTGTTACAATCTTGCAGGATAGCCGGAAAAACGGCGTTCATCGCAAACCGATAATCAATGGACGCTACTGCCATGCCGGTATTGAGCATTGCGGCAACCGTATTGGGCATATAGCCCATATCGGCATATTTATCATTGCCAATCCACCCACCCCCATGAATCAACACCACCAGCGGAACGCCGCCCGAAGGCACTTTCCCTTTGGCTTCGACAGGCAGGTAAATATCCAATAAATGTTTTTTAAGGGTATCATTGTTATAAGGGACATTGCCGTGCAGAACGGTGCCCTGCGGCAAAAATTTCATTATGGGGTTTTCCCGTTGGGCCTGGGCCGTGAACGCCGAAAAAAACACCGACAGGGCAAAGCAGAAAAAGTTGATTTTCATTTTTGAGCAAAAGTTACGGTTTACTTTTTATCAAAAGGGGAAAGAGTAAGCAACCCTCTCCCCTTCCATTAGTACAAATAAATACTGCTTTTATCCAGAAAGTATCCTGAACTCACCTGTATTAACTCAAAATGAGACAATAATTGTAATTGAACACAAAAAGCTGTTTTGGATAGTCTGATTGATTGAAAATGCATCACCTGCCTGCTTCATTGTGCAAAGGAAAACAGTAAAAAAAAGCAGGACCGGCAGATGGGGAGACTGACGCTCTCGATCAGGACTTGACCTGCTCTTTCAGCTTCATGACAAAAAATAAACCGATAAACGCCAACGTCGCGGCTACCCAAAGAAAAGCGGAAGGAGCGATCCTGTCGGAAAGGACGCCCGCCAAGGCCGGAATCATCACACCGCCGACAATCTCCGCAATACCCGTGATCAGTCCTATGGCTTTTGCTTTCAGGTGATCGGGGACCGATTCGGAGGGAATTACAGCCGCCACCAGCGGAATAGCCCCCATCGTAAAATAGGTAAAAAACATGGCCGGAAGGTGAAAGGCCGAGCCTGCCAAAAAGTAAACGGCAAACGGGTAGAACAATCCGACCGCCATAAAGATCGTCAGCACTTTTTTCCGCCCAATCTTATCGGAAAGCCCGGGTACGATGATGGAAGACAAAAGCCCCGAAACGCCCAATAGCCCCATGGTTTTGCCCATTTCATCGGCCGACATTCCCTGAGAATTCACAAAATAATTGGAGATAAAAGGTAAAGCGGCAAACCACCAGCCAAATACACAGCAGGCCGCTCCAATGCCCCATTTGATGTTGTTGTACTGTAATAATTCGGCGGTATTAAGGGCTGAGCTTTCCTTCGTTTGAGCGGCCGACGCTTCGGCGACCGTCGCTCCGGCGCTCTCTGCGGTTGAGTTTTTGACAAATTTCCACGCCAGCAAACCTAACACCAACCCCGGTGCCCCTGCCACAAAAAAGGCATTGCGCCATCCCATGTTTTCGGCAATTTGAACCAGCACGACCGGGGCCAAAATAGACCCGAAAAGGGCAGACCCTACGCCTTGCAAAATTCCGGCGTTTATACCCAGACGATTGGGCGAGGATTCTTTTTCAACAAAATTTTGTGCCAAAGGGATCACCGGGCCTTCGGCAAAGCCCATGACGAGGCGGGCGATCAGCAACGTTACAAACGAAACCGCCCATCCTGAACCCACCGAGCAAAGGGAAAACGTAATGACGGCAACAATAAAAACGAGTTTTTTCCGATTGTGGGTTTCGGCCCAAGCCGTGGAGAAAAAGCTCGAAAATGCCCATGCCAAGGACAGCGCTCCCGCCAACAACCCGATTTGGGTGTTGTTGAGTTGCAGGTCTTTGGCAACGTAAGGCATCAGAAAATTTAGCGCCAGACGGTCAAAAAACAGGCACCCAAACGTGAGTGCCATTAACAATACGATACCGTTTTCGTAGGTAAAGAGTCCTTTTTTCATGTATTCAGCGAGGTTTAGGGGTAATTTGAGTGTAGTGGGCGGCTCTATCCGCCATGGTATTTAAGGCCGGTCGGCGGTTTACCTGAACAGCCTCGGGGCAAGGTCCAGCAAATGGCTGCGCCAGGCTAAAAAGGTGTGGGCTCCGCCACCGTTCTGATAGTTGTATTTGATTCCGTACTCATCAAACATCGCCATCATGTTGAGGTTGTTTTTGTAAGCAATATCCGCTTCCCCTCCCATGTAAATCCTGAAATCTTTAAAGGTATTGATGGTTTTATTGCGCATAACCTCTCCGTACTTTTCTTTGATCTCTGCAATGGTATTGGGAAAATAGCCGGTACTCATCGGAAACACCTGCGCAAACAGATCGGGGTGCCAAAGTGCCAAATTGATGGTTTGGATGCCGCCCATGGAAAGCCCTGCAATGGCTCTATGCTCTCGTTTTGAAGAAACAGGATACGTTTTTTCGATAAACGGAATCACATCCTGCACCATATCGCGGCAGAAAGGGTCCTGCCGGTCGCCGGCCCCCATAAAGAAACCCTGAACGGGCGTATGTCCGGCGGGCATGACCACGATCATCGGTTTGAGTTTGCCCTGCGCATAGAGGTTATCTAAAATCAGATTGGCTCGCCCGACGGTGGTCCAGGAGGCATCATTATCGCCCCCGCCATGCAGCAGATACAGCACGGGCAGTTTCTGCGACCTGCTGATCTCGTCGTAGTTTGGCGGCAAATACACGTGCAAACGGCGCGTGATGCCCTCCAACGCTGACGATTTGTAGTACACTTTTTCGATTTTTCCGTGCGGAACGTCTTTGAGCGTTTGAAACTCATTTTCAGGGCCTTTGATCTCAAATACATTCGAAAAGCCGTTGTTTGACTCTTTGTATTGCGCATTTTTGGGATCAAATACTTTCAGTCCGTCGACGTTGAAATCGTAGGTATAGACATTGGGAGCTACGGCCGAAGCCGTGGTAAACGACCATACCCCTGCGCCGTCTTTTTGCAATTTAGCCGGCGGAAAACCATTCGGAAAATCGCCCGACACTGTTACTTCAGAGGCTTTAGGGGCATAAAGGCTAAATTTTACTCTTCCGTCCGTGAGTTGTTGGATGGATTTCAGTGTGTCATTGGGGGTAGGCGGTCTTTGGGGGAATTGAGCAAACACAGCGGGCGTAAGCGCAACAGCTAAAAGGGCAAGAACAGCTTTTTTCATTGCTTCAGAAATAATGGGCTAAACTTTGGTACTATTTTGATAAATTTTTATACAAAGCTAACTTATCTCACTCAGAAAAAATGGGCAAAAAACGTCCGAAAGTATGCAAAATCAATTCATTGGGTTTCAAAAAGCCTTGAGCGTCCCGCCCGCTTTCTCTCAAAACAATGTTTAGTTTCACCGTTTTTTATTCTTATTTTTGGTCATAGTTTCTTCTTTATATCAAAAAGGTAACGTATGGGCTTTGAATATGTGGACAAAATAATGGCTTCGCCCGATGCACCTCAACAGGTAGAGGCTTTGTACAGAGCCATCGAGGATGAAAAAAAACGACGCCGTGATTTTCGGGAATGGATTACTCCGGCCATTAAAGCTGAGTTTATCAACGGTCAGGTCGTCTTGCATTCTCCTGTCAAAAAGCGGCATTTCAGTGTCACCGATTTGCTGTCGAGTTTGTTAAGTTTTTATGTCAGATTTAATAAACTCGGTCGGGTCGCGACAGAGAAAGCGATGATTGCGCTTACGCGCAATGACTACGAGCCGGATTTGGTTTTCTTCTCCAAAGAGAAATACGATACGTTTTCCGACGATCAACTCCTTTTTCCCGCCCCTGATTTCGTAGTCGAAATCATTTCTAAAAAAACGGCTTCCATCGACCGGGGCGTCAAAAAACAGGATTACGCTGCCCACGGGATTCGAGAATATTGGATCATTGACCCCTTTCGACAAAATATCGAACAGTACGTGCTTCTTTCGCCCAATGATACCCACTATACACCTCCTAAAACGTTTGGGTTAGCCGATGAAATTGAAAGCTACGTCATCAAAGGATTCAATATTCCGGTACAGGCTCTTTTTGATGAAGCTGTCAATGTAGAGACCATGCAGTTCCTGATAAACCCACCCACATTGTAAGTTTTCAAAAGCGTGAGTGGGTTTACCAAGCTTTTCCAAGTACACATCTACTCTTCCAAAATGGCCACGGCGCGCGTCCAGCCCGCACTTGCGGCTTTGATCTTGGCCGGGAAACAAGCCACTTTGAAACCAAACGGCGGCAATTGGTCCAGATTGGCCATTTTTTCAATTTGACAGTATTCTTTTTCAATACCCACGTAATGTGCCTGCCAGATAATGCCCGGACGCGGATTGGCCCGGTAATCAGCCGCCTGAATGTGCAGCGGAATATCCCAACCCCAACCGTCGGTGCCCATCACTTTGATGCCTTGGTCAATGAGCCAATGTGTGGCTT
Above is a window of Runella slithyformis DSM 19594 DNA encoding:
- a CDS encoding transposase codes for the protein MFRTILQNKDKNASKSRASDFILERGHRYLHPLQLRLDALIDTRLVSTFYDLFMAILVFRHNRMGLLLSELGGYICGLSHAPAGTKRISNLLRCKKWSSTLIDDFFFERSRERIKSLQSNGQRPLLLWDESKIEKSESWFLEGLCSVESSKGKRLTKIRKGFYKPPTQRICVPGFHWTATLLSALGQTPSVCQMSWWTSRGKYQEVGTNIIFRMLKKLHKTIGSSVLHVLDRGYANAWTIEWMNEFKQDFLVRWKKTHLLCHSEKGTKQTHLLARSFKAVGRKMLRDNQRKISKYVTIAYTQVTHADFKDKSLWLIIVRDKKSLQPPMYLLTSIAITNTRLAWEMCHSYMHRWNIEQTFRCSKAELGMESPRLWFWENRLKLLAIVALVYDFLLMLLRNWSHWIPLFLRHWCHRTGNRYRNASIPIYRLRLAISHVLYTACCACQTSG
- a CDS encoding esterase, with amino-acid sequence MKKAVLALLAVALTPAVFAQFPQRPPTPNDTLKSIQQLTDGRVKFSLYAPKASEVTVSGDFPNGFPPAKLQKDGAGVWSFTTASAVAPNVYTYDFNVDGLKVFDPKNAQYKESNNGFSNVFEIKGPENEFQTLKDVPHGKIEKVYYKSSALEGITRRLHVYLPPNYDEISRSQKLPVLYLLHGGGDNDASWTTVGRANLILDNLYAQGKLKPMIVVMPAGHTPVQGFFMGAGDRQDPFCRDMVQDVIPFIEKTYPVSSKREHRAIAGLSMGGIQTINLALWHPDLFAQVFPMSTGYFPNTIAEIKEKYGEVMRNKTINTFKDFRIYMGGEADIAYKNNLNMMAMFDEYGIKYNYQNGGGAHTFLAWRSHLLDLAPRLFR
- a CDS encoding Uma2 family endonuclease, whose protein sequence is MGFEYVDKIMASPDAPQQVEALYRAIEDEKKRRRDFREWITPAIKAEFINGQVVLHSPVKKRHFSVTDLLSSLLSFYVRFNKLGRVATEKAMIALTRNDYEPDLVFFSKEKYDTFSDDQLLFPAPDFVVEIISKKTASIDRGVKKQDYAAHGIREYWIIDPFRQNIEQYVLLSPNDTHYTPPKTFGLADEIESYVIKGFNIPVQALFDEAVNVETMQFLINPPTL
- a CDS encoding MFS transporter, giving the protein MKKGLFTYENGIVLLMALTFGCLFFDRLALNFLMPYVAKDLQLNNTQIGLLAGALSLAWAFSSFFSTAWAETHNRKKLVFIVAVITFSLCSVGSGWAVSFVTLLIARLVMGFAEGPVIPLAQNFVEKESSPNRLGINAGILQGVGSALFGSILAPVVLVQIAENMGWRNAFFVAGAPGLVLGLLAWKFVKNSTAESAGATVAEASAAQTKESSALNTAELLQYNNIKWGIGAACCVFGWWFAALPFISNYFVNSQGMSADEMGKTMGLLGVSGLLSSIIVPGLSDKIGRKKVLTIFMAVGLFYPFAVYFLAGSAFHLPAMFFTYFTMGAIPLVAAVIPSESVPDHLKAKAIGLITGIAEIVGGVMIPALAGVLSDRIAPSAFLWVAATLAFIGLFFVMKLKEQVKS
- a CDS encoding alpha/beta hydrolase, whose protein sequence is MKINFFCFALSVFFSAFTAQAQRENPIMKFLPQGTVLHGNVPYNNDTLKKHLLDIYLPVEAKGKVPSGGVPLVVLIHGGGWIGNDKYADMGYMPNTVAAMLNTGMAVASIDYRFAMNAVFPAILQDCNKAVSFLYDNAAQYGLDKNRIALMGFSAGGHLASLMGTSHNNKVKNLYSPGSYRPFKYKAVVDFYGPTDLTLLPGNEDVKSPEGILIGAKPLERPDLAKAASPITYIDKNDPPFLIYHGEKDNIVSNKQSKLFSAWLNHFGVKNELTIVKDAPHFGKMYDVDEIKNKVIAFLKEELK